From one Bufo gargarizans isolate SCDJY-AF-19 unplaced genomic scaffold, ASM1485885v1 fragScaff_scaffold_587_pilon, whole genome shotgun sequence genomic stretch:
- the LOC122922659 gene encoding toll-like receptor 7 — MSIVLLRTMGQRWFLELSVTWIFGVSLCLGIFPNFAPCDDRKNGTVVGCRGRHLPYLPWVSSGRVTGFDLSVNDIRRLTNSSFSGVPNLRKLNMSSNCLPLTLRPDMGPCQLTIDPDALVHLKHLCVLDLSGNSLSVLPPLPGNITELNINLNHILTLSGQDLAGVTKLINLYFGWNCYYRNPCETEVKIQDDVLRDMTTLKTLVLSCNNMTAFPRNLPSSLTVLDLSQNKISRIVRDDFCQFSRLMVLDIQWNCQRCDHTVQPCFPCHNNSALQLGPGVFDCLGNLSSLNLKGNSILTINNSIFEGMMNLRSLVLADNILDLEKETFFSRLVNVNSLDLSYNFHPQLLRPRLVLNPSVSAMRSLHRISLMGYFFNVLDYEGIKPLLTLPNLREVSLRTNFIQEANLSMFLSHKELRALSLAENLISFQIISERQEGRKPFTAALFNRHVNPDASWEEPGNDGEQERSSGPEYSQCYEYNHSVDLSFNNLMSLQADHFLGMDDIECLNMSYNFINQRLDGTQFGHLASLRHLDLSYNRFDLYYYLAFSELPNLKVLNLANNNYQFMINGVNHRLVFMENLTSLIELNLNNNLIGLRTTKELKNPSLEKLHFQKNLLHSMWLSGKDAYITIFTNLTRLKYLDISYNSLEVIPGKALENLPMSLEYLILSYNQLYSFHWENIAHLSNLTHLDLGFNSLTLLSSNFTGSRSQLTFLNLKNNKISSLNKAFFITYSKLRHLFLDNNQIQTIDRDSFPQALLLTLNHLDISNNPFDCTCHTSWFIKFLMETNITVEHLSTKMKCDTPDTMKKRSLLYMDPQSCQDLYGHKCFVYSTVLLIVLMSLTTVWKLFSWDLWYLSQVIMASMQRYSKLHGDANEEYDAFVAFNTEDHAVTDWVYHELLEHLEGPETNMFNLCLEQRDWTPGKSSIENLYEAIYKSKKTVLILTREGFSSGLLRHAFLMCHQRLLDEKKDVLVLVILNNKMKMSKYLMTRRRICPQTFLNWPRNPRAHSHFWYSLRMMLRWDSRRCYNPHLRKQLIQ, encoded by the coding sequence GGACAGCGCTGGTTTCTGGAGCTTTCTGTGACTTGGATTTTTGGGGTATCCTTGTGTTTGGGGATCTTTCCCAACTTTGCTCCATGTGAtgaccgcaaaaatggaacggttgTGGGTTGCCGAGGTCGCCACCTGCCCTACTTGCCCTGGGTCTCATCAGGACGAGTCACTGGATTTGATCTGTCCGTTAATGACATAAGGCGTCTTACAAACAGCTCCTTCTCCGGAGTCCCGAACCTACGGAAGCTGAACATGAGCTCCAACTGCCTGCCCCTGACCCTGCGGCCGGACATGGGGCCGTGTCAGCTGACCATCGACCCCGACGCCCTAGTGCACCTGAAGCACCTGTGTGTCCTGGACCTCAGTGGGAACAGCCTGAGCGTCCTGCCCCCGCTCCCCGGAAACATCACTGAACTGAATATCAACCTCAACCACATCCTCACGTTGTCGGGGCAGGATCTGGCCGGAGTCACAAAGCTAATAAATCTGTACTTTGGTTGGAACTGTTATTACAGAAATCCCTGTGAGACAGAGGTGAAGATCCAAGATGACGTCCTCAGAGACATGACCACCCTGAAGACACTGGTGCTCTCCTGCAACAACATGACTGCCTTCCCCAGGAACCTTCCATCTTCTCTCACCGTCTTGGACTTGTCTCAGAACAAGATCTCGCGGATTGTCCGGGACGACTTCTGCCAGTTCAGCCGGCTGATGGTGCTGGACATTCAGTGGAACTGTCAGCGTTGCGACCACACTGTGCAGCCGTGCTTCCCCTGCCATAATAACAGTGCCCTGCAGCTGGGGCCGGGGGTGTTCGACTGCCTGGGGAACCTCTCCAGCCTCAACCTCAAAGGGAACTCAATTCTCACCATCAACAACTCCATCTTCGAAGGGATGATGAATCTGCGCAGCCTCGTTCTGGCCGACAACATCTTAGACTTAGAGAAGGAAACGTTTTTTTCCAGGTTAGTGAACGTAAACTCCTTGGATCTGAGCTACAACTTTCACCCACAACTACTTCGCCCGAGGCTGGTGCTGAACCCCAGCGTCTCTGCCATGCGATCCCTCCACAGGATATCTCTGATGGGATATTTCTTCAATGTTCTGGATTATGAGGGCATCAAGCCGCTGCTCACGTTGCCAAATCTTCGAGAAGTGAGCCTCAGGACGAACTTCATCCAGGAGGCCAACCTGAGCATGTTCCTAAGTCATAAAGAGCTGCGCGCATTGTCACTGGCAGAAAACTTGATCTCATTCCAAATAATCAGTGAACGACAAGAGGGACGGAAGCCATTCACTGCAGCTCTCTTTAACCGCCATGTAAATCCGGATGCATCATGGGAAGAACCAGGGAATGATGGAGAACAGGAACGCAGCAGTGGTCCTGAATACTCCCAGTGCTATGAGTACAACCATTCAGTCGACTTGTCCTTCAACAACTTAATGAGTCTGCAGGCCGATCACTTTTTGGGCATGGACGATATTGAATGTCTCAACATGAGCTACAACTTCATCAACCAACGTCTGGATGGGACTCAGTTCGGGCACCTGGCATCTTTGCGGCACTTGGATCTCTCATACAACAGATTTGATTTGTACTATTACTTGGCTTTCAGTGAACTTCCGAATCTTAAAGTATTAAACCTGGCCAACAACAACTACCAGTTCATGATAAACGGCGTCAACCACAGACTTGTCTTCATGGAGAACCTGACTTCTCTGATAGAACTAAATCTAAACAACAATTTGATCGGCTTGCGCACGACCAAGGAGCTGAAGAACCCGTCCCTGGAGAAGCTTCACTTCCAGAAGAACCTGCTGCATAGCATGTGGCTAAGCGGTAAAGACGCTTATATCACCATCTTCACAAACCTCACACGGTTGAAGTACCTGGATATCAGTTATAACAGTCTGGAGGTCATCCCGGGGAAGGCCTTGGAGAACCTGCCCATGTCTCTGGAGTATCTAATCCTTTCCTATAACCAGCTCTACTCATTTCACTGGGAGAACATTGCCCACCTCAGCAATCTGACGCACCTGGACCTTGGCTTCAACTCCTTGACCTTGTTGAGCAGTAACTTCACCGGTAGTAGGAGCCAACTCACCTTCCTAAATCTGAAGAACAACAAGATAAGCTCCCTCAACAAGGCGTTCTTCATCACCTACTCCAAGCTCCGGCACCTATTCCTGGATAATAACCAGATACAGACCATCGACAGGGACAGCTTTCCCCAGGCACTTCTGTTGACGCTCAACCACCTGGACATCAGCAACAACCCGTTCGATTGCACCTGTCACACCAGCTGGTTCATCAAATTCCTCATGGAGACAAATATTACTGTAGAACACCTGTCTACAAAAATGAAGTGTGACACCCCGGACACTATGAAGAAGAGGTCACTCCTCTATATGGACCCTCAGTCATGTCAAGACCTCTATGGCCATAAGTGCTTTGTCTACTCCACTGTCCTGTTGATAGTCCTGATGTCCCTCACAACAGTTTGGAAGCTCTTTTCATGGGATTTGTGGTACCTCAGCCAAGTCATAATGGCCTCTATGCAACGCTACTCCAAGCTACATGGAGACGCTAATGAGGAGTATGACGCTTTTGTGGCGTTTAACACGGAGGACCATGCAGTGACGGACTGGGTCTACCATGAGCTCCTGGAACATCTGGAGGGACCTGAAACGAACATGTTTAACTTGTGCCTGGAGCAACGGGATTGGACCCCTGGAAAGTCGAGCATCGAGAACCTGTATGAAGCAATATACAAGAGCAAGAAGACGGTATTGATCCTGACTCGTGAGGGCTTCAGCAGCGGCCTCCTGCGCCATGCTTTCCTTATGTGCCATCAAAGGTTACTGGATGAGAAGAAGGACGTCCTGGTCTTAGTGATTCTCAACAACAAGATGAAAATGTCCAAGTACCTAATGACCAGGAGGAGGATCTGCCCTCAGACCTTCCTGAACTGGCCAAGAAACCCCCGAGCACACAGCCATTTCTGGTACAGTTTACGCATGATGCTGCGGTGGGACAGTCGTCGCTGCTACAACCCTCACCTCCGGAAACAGCTAATCCAATAG